Proteins found in one bacterium genomic segment:
- a CDS encoding polysaccharide deacetylase family protein, whose protein sequence is MQKGSLGCAKIAEIIKGIIFPICQSIFKKEYFKWRTDSKNTIAATFDDGPDDVYTEQVLDILDRYSIKATFFLVGENVKKYPDIAKKIVKRGHSIGIHTFTHKNLHRLKSFEIEEELLNTQKVIQEITGCVTNIMRPSEGRFSLNTIRIAKQLGLTTVLWTKSAKDYKMKGKDFILKRINSRTIKPGDILLFHDNNKYTIEALVHILQDLKKKKFKFGFVHI, encoded by the coding sequence ATGCAAAAAGGATCGTTAGGCTGTGCGAAAATTGCAGAAATAATTAAGGGAATTATTTTTCCAATCTGCCAGTCAATATTTAAAAAAGAATATTTTAAATGGAGAACAGATAGTAAAAATACGATAGCAGCGACTTTTGATGATGGGCCTGACGACGTATATACTGAACAGGTTTTGGATATCCTTGATAGATATTCTATAAAAGCAACATTTTTTCTAGTAGGTGAAAATGTGAAGAAATATCCTGATATAGCGAAAAAAATAGTAAAACGAGGCCATTCAATAGGGATTCATACATTTACTCATAAGAATCTGCATAGGTTAAAGTCTTTTGAAATAGAAGAAGAATTGCTAAATACTCAAAAGGTAATACAAGAAATCACAGGCTGTGTTACAAATATAATGAGGCCATCCGAAGGAAGATTTAGTTTGAATACTATACGGATCGCAAAGCAGCTTGGCCTTACTACTGTACTATGGACTAAATCAGCAAAGGACTACAAGATGAAAGGAAAGGATTTTATATTAAAAAGAATAAATTCAAGAACTATTAAACCCGGGGATATTCTTCTATTTCATGATAACAATAAATATACAATAGAGGCATTAGTGCATATATTACAAGATTTAAAGAAAAAAAAATTTAAGTTTGGATTTGTTCATATATAG
- a CDS encoding glycosyltransferase family 4 protein, which produces MKIAVVSHDTFWPLRGGGGIRVYWVTKRMIERNHNISVIAPFLSTDNIDRDFTSIDIRDLGRITRFVRFKEIAYMFLMVKIFFKLLFMKFDIIYAHNVVAGFPSLLVARLKGKPIVFDMDDILTCHSPNKLVNFLGKGLDYLTAKYSDITIVMSKSLGEKLKSKNIRNIELIFHGVDLTIFKPQREKKEFIIYAGGIERDDGVLLVPEAAEKVLKKFPQVKFLFIGEGRDLVNLKRRVIERKLQNNFIFKGWVDHRDIPYYLSRSKIGLVTNLRTIATEIAASLRVFEYMALELPVIIPDLNGMLEQVGNGSRGLIFKCEDANDLADKMLMLLDNETLRERLGKKGREYVVKNCDWRKNAKRIVRLCENCRNN; this is translated from the coding sequence ATGAAAATAGCTGTTGTATCTCATGACACATTTTGGCCTCTTAGGGGCGGTGGCGGCATAAGGGTTTATTGGGTTACAAAAAGAATGATTGAGAGAAACCACAATATATCAGTAATCGCCCCTTTTTTGTCAACCGATAATATAGACAGGGATTTTACATCCATAGATATTAGAGATTTAGGCAGGATTACACGCTTTGTTAGATTCAAAGAGATTGCTTATATGTTTCTAATGGTAAAAATATTTTTCAAATTGTTATTCATGAAATTTGACATTATTTATGCCCATAATGTAGTTGCTGGTTTTCCTTCTCTTCTAGTTGCAAGACTGAAGGGTAAGCCTATAGTATTTGATATGGACGATATTTTAACTTGTCATTCCCCGAATAAATTGGTTAATTTTTTAGGAAAGGGATTGGATTATTTAACTGCAAAGTATTCCGATATTACCATAGTTATGTCTAAGTCTTTAGGAGAAAAATTAAAATCTAAAAACATACGTAATATTGAACTCATCTTTCATGGAGTTGATCTAACTATATTTAAGCCACAGAGAGAAAAAAAAGAGTTTATTATCTATGCAGGCGGCATAGAAAGAGATGATGGTGTGCTATTAGTTCCTGAGGCTGCAGAAAAGGTATTAAAGAAATTCCCTCAAGTAAAATTTCTATTTATAGGAGAAGGGAGAGATCTTGTTAATTTAAAGCGCAGGGTTATAGAAAGAAAATTACAGAATAATTTTATCTTCAAGGGATGGGTCGATCATAGAGATATACCTTATTATCTTTCTCGCTCTAAGATAGGACTTGTTACTAATTTAAGAACAATAGCTACAGAAATAGCCGCGTCTCTTAGAGTCTTCGAATATATGGCCTTGGAACTACCGGTAATTATTCCGGACCTCAATGGAATGCTTGAACAGGTGGGTAATGGCTCCAGAGGATTGATTTTTAAATGCGAAGATGCCAATGACCTTGCAGATAAAATGCTAATGTTGTTAGATAACGAAACTCTTCGTGAAAGGCTGGGGAAAAAAGGTAGGGAGTATGTAGTAAAAAACTGCGACTGGAGAAAAAATGCAAAAAGGATCGTTAGGCTGTGCGAAAATTGCAGAAATAATTAA
- a CDS encoding glycosyltransferase family 2 protein — protein sequence MAQIMPQLEEVRNKTGAITTSIVIPVFNEESAIVQVIKDIKLAMAKVDYGYEIIVVDDCSTDKTAQIVSSMKDVVLIRHKGNRGVGAARKTGILNAKGKFIVMLDGDGTYPANMIPKLVSSLPEFDMVVGARKQENGSLKFLRKPAKWVLLKLACFITEKKIPDLNSGLRAFKKKPVFKFFGILPDGHSWVSTITLAFLSNGYSVKYVPIEYYKRKGRSSFHPVRDTFNYFNTINRTVMYFRPLKFFVPLTTFILFVGTSRFIYHAFIVHNVPESDLMLVVSGVMIGAVGVLADLVLKLHRLNFIKIGEDME from the coding sequence ATGGCACAAATAATGCCACAATTAGAAGAAGTTCGAAATAAGACGGGAGCGATTACAACCAGTATAGTTATACCAGTATTTAATGAGGAATCTGCAATTGTTCAAGTTATCAAGGATATCAAATTAGCCATGGCAAAGGTAGATTATGGATATGAAATAATCGTAGTTGATGACTGTTCTACAGATAAAACAGCGCAGATAGTTTCTAGTATGAAAGATGTGGTATTGATTCGACATAAAGGCAATAGAGGTGTTGGAGCAGCTAGGAAAACAGGGATTTTGAATGCAAAAGGCAAATTTATTGTCATGCTGGATGGTGATGGAACATATCCTGCCAATATGATACCAAAGTTAGTTTCATCCTTGCCTGAGTTTGATATGGTTGTTGGTGCAAGAAAGCAGGAGAACGGGTCATTGAAGTTCTTACGTAAGCCAGCAAAGTGGGTGCTTTTGAAATTAGCGTGTTTTATCACAGAGAAAAAGATACCAGATTTAAATTCCGGTTTAAGGGCTTTTAAGAAAAAACCAGTATTTAAATTTTTCGGTATACTGCCAGACGGGCATTCATGGGTGAGTACGATTACGCTGGCATTCTTGAGTAATGGTTATTCTGTTAAGTATGTACCTATAGAGTATTACAAAAGAAAAGGCCGATCTTCATTTCATCCTGTTCGCGATACGTTTAATTATTTTAATACTATTAATAGAACAGTTATGTATTTTAGGCCTTTGAAGTTTTTCGTGCCTCTGACGACATTTATTTTATTTGTTGGTACTTCAAGGTTTATATATCATGCTTTTATTGTACATAATGTTCCAGAGTCAGATTTAATGCTGGTTGTTTCTGGGGTTATGATTGGCGCTGTAGGAGTATTGGCAGATTTGGTCTTAAAACTACATAGACTCAACTTTATAAAAATCGGCGAAGATATGGAGTAG